In the Streptomyces sp. NBC_00525 genome, one interval contains:
- a CDS encoding DNA methyltransferase: MDVEETFNSVRRREYDRSFIGQADLDVLVRERRSALPWRGQFTPGLVSKLLDAYYPGSGIVFDPFLGSGTTVLECIRREIPSAGVEINPAALELSGILALASLDRERRLRLVDEAAARMEKVAAADQGTLFGESAETVDVVEHLLDGYRGAADENVERIFATTLLLSMKDKKETDAKKVWRAWNQVRDLIADFPLAPVSSRIVPGDARRVPLEDGCAGLVVTSPPYINVFNYHQNYRPAVEMLGWNVLPAARTEIGSNRKNRQNRFLTVIQYCIDMMQALSEMERLVSRAGHVVLVVGRESRVRGVAFSNSEIVAMLAEIIPNLKFERWQERKFTNRFGVVIYEDVLSFAVDKESPAPSLSEQSAFARDVARYVLSEALGQATGDVREDVRSAIEAVATVNPSPELSLLKV; encoded by the coding sequence ATGGACGTCGAGGAGACTTTCAACTCGGTTCGCAGGCGTGAATACGATCGCAGCTTCATCGGCCAGGCGGACCTCGACGTGCTCGTGCGGGAACGACGCAGCGCGCTTCCCTGGCGCGGTCAATTCACACCGGGGCTGGTGAGCAAGCTCCTCGACGCATATTATCCCGGCTCCGGAATCGTTTTCGATCCCTTCCTGGGGAGCGGCACCACTGTTCTGGAATGCATCCGCAGGGAAATTCCGTCCGCCGGTGTCGAGATCAACCCTGCGGCGTTGGAGCTCTCCGGCATCCTGGCGCTCGCCTCGCTGGACCGTGAGCGGCGGCTGCGCCTCGTGGATGAAGCCGCCGCCCGCATGGAGAAGGTGGCGGCGGCGGACCAGGGCACCCTCTTCGGTGAGTCGGCGGAGACCGTCGACGTCGTGGAGCATCTGCTCGATGGATACCGTGGCGCTGCCGACGAGAACGTGGAACGCATCTTCGCGACGACGCTGCTGCTGAGCATGAAGGACAAGAAGGAGACGGACGCGAAGAAGGTGTGGCGGGCCTGGAATCAGGTGCGTGACCTGATCGCGGACTTCCCGCTCGCCCCGGTGTCCTCACGCATTGTTCCCGGCGATGCGCGTCGAGTGCCCCTCGAAGACGGATGCGCGGGCCTCGTGGTCACCTCGCCGCCCTACATCAATGTCTTCAATTACCACCAGAACTACCGCCCGGCGGTGGAAATGCTCGGTTGGAACGTTCTTCCCGCCGCGCGGACGGAGATCGGCTCCAATCGGAAGAATCGCCAGAACAGGTTCCTGACGGTCATCCAGTACTGCATCGACATGATGCAGGCGCTCAGCGAGATGGAGCGGCTGGTGTCCAGGGCGGGGCACGTCGTCCTGGTGGTGGGGCGGGAGTCGAGAGTGCGCGGCGTAGCGTTCTCGAACTCCGAGATCGTGGCCATGCTGGCCGAGATCATTCCCAATCTTAAATTTGAACGATGGCAGGAGAGGAAGTTCACCAACAGGTTCGGAGTCGTCATCTACGAAGACGTCCTGTCCTTCGCGGTGGACAAGGAATCTCCCGCTCCTTCTCTGTCCGAGCAGAGCGCATTCGCGCGCGATGTCGCCCGCTACGTATTGTCCGAGGCGCTCGGGCAGGCAACGGGCGACGTGCGGGAAGACGTGCGGAGCGCCATCGAGGCCGTAGCCACGGTGAATCCCTCGCCGGAATTGAGCCTGCTGAAGGTCTGA
- a CDS encoding RNA polymerase sigma-70 factor, giving the protein MGKAEEFEELRGLLFSIAYRILGSVTEAEDAVQETWLRYDATATRPVSVKSFLSATVTRIAIDVLRSARMRREEYVGPWLPEPLLDDPYADPARAAELADSVSMASLLLLERLSPLERSVFVLREVFAFGFAEIAAAVGRSEAACRQLLVRARRHMHEGRPRFEADRVEQRELADRFFEALSHGDVDGLRELLSADVQLVGDGGGRAPQLARAVAGADNVARLLATVYPLMARAGITCEPRQVNGLPGALFRVRDGAVLHVLSLDAPDGQIQTIHTVINPDKLGHLGPVADAWAINDEVKRLRLRER; this is encoded by the coding sequence ATGGGCAAGGCCGAGGAGTTCGAGGAGTTGCGGGGGCTGTTGTTCTCGATCGCCTACCGCATCCTGGGCAGCGTCACGGAGGCGGAGGACGCGGTGCAGGAGACATGGCTGCGGTACGACGCCACGGCCACCCGGCCCGTGTCGGTCAAGTCGTTCCTGTCCGCGACGGTGACCCGGATCGCGATCGACGTGCTGCGCTCCGCGCGGATGCGGCGGGAGGAGTACGTGGGCCCGTGGCTGCCCGAACCCCTGCTGGACGACCCGTACGCGGACCCGGCGCGCGCCGCCGAGCTGGCCGACTCGGTGTCGATGGCCTCGCTGCTGCTCCTGGAACGGCTGAGCCCGCTGGAGCGGTCGGTGTTCGTGCTGCGGGAGGTCTTCGCGTTCGGCTTCGCCGAGATCGCGGCGGCGGTGGGCCGTTCGGAGGCGGCGTGCCGGCAGTTGCTCGTACGAGCCCGCCGCCACATGCACGAGGGGCGGCCCCGGTTCGAGGCGGACCGCGTCGAGCAGCGGGAGCTGGCGGACCGGTTCTTCGAGGCACTGTCGCACGGGGACGTGGACGGGCTGCGCGAGCTGCTGTCCGCCGACGTCCAGCTCGTGGGGGACGGTGGCGGCCGGGCCCCGCAGCTGGCGCGGGCCGTCGCGGGCGCGGACAACGTGGCCCGCCTGCTCGCCACGGTGTACCCGCTGATGGCCCGCGCGGGCATCACGTGCGAGCCGCGCCAGGTGAACGGCCTGCCGGGCGCGCTGTTCCGGGTACGGGACGGAGCCGTGCTCCACGTGCTGTCGCTGGACGCGCCGGACGGGCAGATCCAGACCATTCACACGGTGATCAACCCGGACAAGCTCGGCCACCTGGGCCCGGTGGCGGACGCCTGGGCGATCAACGACGAGGTGAAGCGGCTCCGGCTCCGTGAACGCTGA
- a CDS encoding VOC family protein — MFNGIRAIMIFAEDPEESARWWAGVLDTDAHVDVDDTTGAVYAWLDVAGVEFGFHPLDEQRNKRGGSPVPYWAVDDVDAVRQRLLDAGCTHHRGPLDIEDGTGRTIAQLIDPFGNVIGIDGF, encoded by the coding sequence GTGTTCAACGGCATCCGCGCCATCATGATCTTCGCCGAGGACCCCGAGGAGTCCGCCCGCTGGTGGGCGGGGGTCCTCGACACGGACGCCCACGTCGACGTCGACGACACGACCGGCGCCGTGTACGCCTGGCTCGATGTCGCCGGCGTCGAGTTCGGGTTCCACCCCCTGGACGAGCAGCGCAACAAGCGCGGCGGCAGCCCGGTCCCGTACTGGGCGGTCGATGACGTCGACGCCGTTCGACAGCGTCTCCTCGACGCCGGTTGCACGCACCACCGCGGCCCCCTGGACATCGAGGACGGCACCGGCCGCACGATCGCCCAACTGATCGACCCGTTCGGCAATGTGATCGGAATCGACGGGTTCTGA
- a CDS encoding TetR/AcrR family transcriptional regulator, whose product MARTRLTPERESELYAVVLDLLREVGYDALTMDAVAARAHSSKATLYRQWGNKPALVVTALRHNKPVTLGDVDTGTLRGDFHAVLSRSDDCQMEKDAALMRGLSHAVHDNPDLLQALRELLIEPEMTGLDALLRRAVARGEVSADNPALRYVPHMLVGAVATRQMVEDRPVDQAFLLDYVDSVILPALGV is encoded by the coding sequence ATGGCACGCACACGGCTCACGCCCGAGCGTGAGAGCGAGCTGTACGCCGTCGTGCTCGACCTGCTGCGCGAGGTCGGCTACGACGCCCTCACGATGGACGCCGTCGCCGCGCGTGCGCATTCCAGCAAGGCCACCCTCTACCGCCAGTGGGGGAACAAGCCGGCGCTCGTCGTCACGGCCCTGCGGCACAACAAACCCGTCACCCTCGGGGACGTGGACACCGGCACGCTGCGCGGTGACTTCCACGCCGTGCTCAGCCGCAGTGACGACTGTCAGATGGAGAAGGACGCCGCGCTGATGCGGGGTCTGAGCCATGCCGTCCATGACAACCCCGATCTCCTCCAGGCCCTGCGCGAACTGCTGATCGAGCCGGAGATGACCGGCCTCGACGCCCTGCTGCGCCGGGCCGTGGCCCGGGGAGAGGTGAGCGCGGACAATCCGGCGCTCAGATACGTACCGCACATGCTGGTGGGCGCCGTAGCCACCCGGCAGATGGTCGAGGACCGCCCCGTCGACCAGGCATTCCTCCTCGATTACGTCGACTCCGTGATCCTCCCCGCTCTCGGAGTCTGA
- a CDS encoding carboxymuconolactone decarboxylase family protein: MNARLDYFASPVAGKALKYFMAFGRELKASPLPAVTQELVALRVSQINGCAACVDMHTKEAAAAGESAVRLNLVTAWREATVFTEEERAALALAEQGTRTADAAAGVDDEVWARAAALYDEEQLTALVMLVSFMNAVNRLNIITQQPAGGYQPGGHAH; encoded by the coding sequence ATGAACGCTCGGCTCGACTACTTCGCCAGTCCCGTCGCCGGCAAGGCGCTCAAGTACTTCATGGCGTTCGGACGGGAGCTGAAGGCGTCGCCGCTGCCCGCCGTGACGCAGGAACTCGTCGCGCTGCGCGTCAGCCAGATCAACGGCTGCGCCGCCTGCGTCGACATGCACACCAAGGAGGCGGCCGCCGCCGGGGAGAGCGCGGTGCGGCTGAACCTCGTCACGGCGTGGCGGGAGGCGACCGTGTTCACCGAGGAGGAGCGGGCCGCCCTCGCGCTCGCCGAGCAGGGGACGCGGACCGCCGACGCGGCGGCCGGCGTGGACGACGAGGTCTGGGCGCGGGCCGCCGCGCTGTACGACGAGGAGCAGCTGACCGCGCTCGTCATGCTGGTCTCGTTCATGAACGCGGTGAACCGGCTGAACATCATCACGCAGCAGCCGGCGGGCGGCTATCAGCCCGGCGGCCACGCGCACTGA
- a CDS encoding MMPL family transporter: MATFLYKLGRLAFRRRRYVALIWVALLALAGFGASAASTATSSSFSIPGTEAQKAFDLLEQRFPSSSADGATARVVFKAPEHEKVTDAANKAEVKKIVRELKDGSDQIASVADPYAADAVSQNGSTAYISVSYKVNSMELTDATRESLEDAGTHAEKSGMTVEIGGDALQVMPETGATEIIGVAIAAVVLVITFGSLVAAGLPLLTALIGVGIGVSSITALANVLDLGNTTSTLAMMIGLAVGIDYALFIVSRYRAELAEGREREEAAGRAVGTAGSAVVFAGLTVVIALVGLAVVNIPMLSKMGFAAAGTVAIAVLIALTMVPAMLGFAGKRVLGRKAREAAEAGTTREAKANMGTRWARFVLRKPVWVLLVGVLGLGAIAVPAASLEMGLPDDGSQPTSTTQRRAYDLLSDGFGPGFNGPLLVVVDTEDSADGKAAAKQVGDEIADIKGVAAVTPATFNKAGDAAMITVIPKDRPSSVETENVVHAIRDAGDGFKSDTGAEVLVTGATAMNIDFSQKMNDALLPYLALVVGLAFLLLMVVFRSVLVPLKAALGFLLSVVAALGAVVAVFQWGWLGSLFGVEQTGPIMSMMPIFMVGVVFGLAMDYEVFLVTRMREAYVHGETPGQAVVTGFQHGARVVSAAAVIMIAVFAGFIGSSEQMIKMIGFSLAIAVFFDAFVVRMAIVPAVLALLGRRAWWLPRWLDRALPNVDVEGEGLRKELGEPTGGEGGPEGGERELARV; encoded by the coding sequence GTGGCCACATTCCTCTACAAACTCGGACGGCTCGCCTTCCGGCGCCGCCGTTACGTCGCCCTGATCTGGGTGGCGCTGCTGGCGCTCGCCGGGTTCGGCGCGTCCGCCGCCTCCACGGCGACCTCCAGCTCGTTCTCCATTCCCGGTACGGAGGCCCAGAAGGCCTTCGACCTGCTGGAACAGCGCTTCCCCTCCTCCAGTGCCGACGGTGCCACCGCGCGCGTCGTGTTCAAGGCGCCCGAGCACGAGAAGGTGACCGACGCGGCCAACAAGGCCGAGGTCAAGAAGATCGTCCGGGAGCTGAAGGACGGCTCCGACCAGATCGCCTCCGTCGCCGACCCGTACGCCGCCGACGCGGTCTCGCAGAACGGCTCGACCGCGTACATCTCGGTCTCGTACAAGGTCAACTCGATGGAGCTGACCGACGCCACCCGCGAGTCGCTGGAGGACGCCGGCACCCACGCCGAGAAGAGCGGGATGACCGTCGAGATCGGCGGTGACGCGCTCCAGGTGATGCCGGAGACCGGCGCCACCGAGATCATCGGCGTCGCCATCGCGGCCGTGGTCCTCGTCATCACGTTCGGCTCGCTCGTCGCGGCCGGGCTGCCCCTGCTCACCGCCCTGATCGGCGTCGGCATCGGCGTCTCCTCGATCACCGCCCTGGCCAATGTGCTGGACCTGGGCAACACCACGTCCACGCTCGCCATGATGATCGGCCTCGCGGTCGGCATCGACTACGCGCTGTTCATCGTCTCCCGCTACCGCGCCGAGCTGGCCGAGGGCCGGGAACGCGAGGAGGCGGCGGGCCGGGCGGTCGGCACGGCCGGGTCCGCGGTCGTCTTCGCCGGGCTCACCGTGGTCATCGCCCTCGTCGGCCTGGCCGTCGTCAACATCCCGATGCTGTCCAAGATGGGCTTCGCCGCGGCCGGCACGGTCGCCATCGCGGTCCTCATCGCGCTCACCATGGTCCCGGCCATGCTGGGCTTCGCCGGAAAGCGGGTCCTGGGCCGCAAGGCGCGCGAGGCCGCCGAGGCGGGGACCACGCGCGAGGCCAAGGCGAACATGGGCACCCGCTGGGCCCGGTTCGTGCTGCGCAAGCCCGTCTGGGTGCTGCTCGTCGGTGTGCTGGGCCTCGGCGCCATCGCCGTACCGGCCGCCTCGCTGGAGATGGGCCTGCCGGACGACGGCTCCCAGCCCACCAGCACCACCCAGCGCCGCGCCTACGATCTGCTCTCCGACGGCTTCGGCCCCGGCTTCAACGGGCCGCTGCTGGTCGTCGTGGACACCGAGGACAGCGCGGACGGCAAGGCCGCGGCCAAGCAGGTCGGCGACGAGATCGCCGACATCAAGGGCGTCGCCGCCGTCACCCCGGCCACGTTCAACAAGGCCGGCGACGCGGCGATGATCACCGTCATCCCGAAGGACCGCCCCAGCTCCGTCGAGACGGAGAACGTCGTCCACGCCATCCGCGACGCGGGCGACGGCTTCAAGTCCGACACCGGCGCCGAGGTGCTGGTCACCGGCGCCACCGCGATGAACATCGACTTCTCGCAGAAGATGAACGACGCGCTGCTGCCCTACCTGGCGCTCGTGGTCGGCCTCGCCTTCCTGCTGCTGATGGTGGTCTTCCGCTCGGTGCTGGTGCCCCTCAAGGCGGCGCTCGGCTTCCTGCTCTCGGTCGTCGCGGCCCTGGGCGCGGTCGTCGCGGTCTTCCAGTGGGGCTGGCTCGGCTCGCTCTTCGGGGTGGAGCAGACGGGCCCGATCATGTCGATGATGCCGATCTTCATGGTGGGCGTGGTCTTCGGCCTCGCGATGGACTACGAGGTCTTCCTCGTCACCCGGATGCGGGAGGCGTACGTCCACGGCGAGACGCCCGGCCAGGCCGTCGTCACCGGCTTCCAGCACGGGGCGCGGGTCGTCTCGGCCGCCGCCGTGATCATGATCGCGGTGTTCGCCGGATTCATCGGCTCCAGCGAGCAGATGATCAAGATGATCGGCTTCTCGCTCGCGATCGCGGTCTTCTTCGACGCGTTCGTCGTCCGCATGGCGATCGTGCCCGCAGTCCTGGCGCTGCTCGGCCGCCGCGCCTGGTGGCTGCCGCGCTGGCTGGACCGCGCGCTGCCCAACGTGGACGTCGAGGGCGAGGGCCTGCGCAAGGAGCTGGGCGAGCCCACCGGCGGTGAGGGCGGCCCGGAGGGCGGCGAGCGCGAGCTGGCCCGCGTCTGA
- a CDS encoding Bpu10I family restriction endonuclease encodes MRKDDTLFASLEPSGVEPAGAAEEEPLADASAEAPRRVRPTPHKSKLVELLKNPKLPDEDIPSVEEAIERYTSWIDAMTHLDATGNELVRQLVDLANDYKKGVEVDLIWDSGKDFLFRQRGQLKIDNSIIEEFLPWLIDPRVIPELADQDLYAGPAGAFAAAYFSSSLTASTADISMKVRKKDQDFTLSRRAYLQASFKPDFPAGASTRMDVWLAYVAAECKTNLDKTMFQEAAATSHDLKVAVPAARYYLICEYLDMTPISTAGTDIDEVLILRGKRLGSNQRKEYSSAANRKRLRSKYLDYLESNPIRYDVVLRFVDHLRSLFEAKDPDEEDAVAKGYF; translated from the coding sequence ATGAGAAAAGACGACACTCTCTTCGCGTCCCTCGAACCGTCGGGGGTGGAGCCCGCAGGGGCGGCCGAAGAGGAGCCGTTGGCCGACGCCAGTGCGGAGGCGCCTCGACGGGTACGTCCGACTCCGCACAAATCCAAGCTCGTTGAGCTGCTGAAGAACCCGAAGCTTCCCGATGAGGACATTCCCTCCGTCGAGGAGGCGATCGAGCGGTACACGTCATGGATCGATGCCATGACGCACCTTGACGCCACCGGCAATGAACTCGTGCGGCAACTCGTCGACCTCGCCAATGACTACAAGAAGGGCGTGGAGGTCGATCTGATCTGGGACAGCGGAAAGGACTTCCTCTTCAGGCAGCGGGGTCAGCTGAAGATCGACAACTCGATCATCGAGGAGTTCCTGCCCTGGCTGATCGATCCACGCGTCATCCCTGAGCTGGCCGACCAGGACCTGTACGCCGGCCCGGCCGGGGCTTTCGCCGCCGCCTATTTTTCGAGCTCCCTCACGGCGTCCACGGCCGACATCTCCATGAAGGTCAGGAAGAAGGACCAGGACTTCACGCTGAGCCGGCGCGCCTATCTGCAGGCGTCGTTCAAGCCGGACTTCCCCGCCGGCGCCTCCACCCGTATGGATGTGTGGCTGGCCTATGTGGCTGCCGAATGCAAAACAAATCTGGATAAAACGATGTTCCAGGAGGCGGCCGCCACCTCCCACGATCTGAAGGTCGCCGTACCGGCCGCCCGCTATTACCTGATCTGCGAATACCTCGACATGACACCCATCAGTACTGCTGGTACGGACATCGATGAGGTGCTGATATTGCGCGGGAAGAGGCTCGGCTCCAATCAGCGGAAGGAATACTCCTCGGCCGCCAACCGGAAGAGGCTGAGGTCGAAATATCTGGATTACCTGGAGAGTAATCCGATCAGGTATGATGTCGTACTGCGATTCGTCGATCACCTGCGATCACTTTTCGAGGCCAAAGATCCCGACGAAGAGGACGCTGTCGCCAAGGGATACTTTTAG
- a CDS encoding S41 family peptidase, with protein MSDDVSYLRFPHLHEDLLCFAAEDDLWVAPLAAEGERPGRAWRVTVDRTRVGHPRFSPDGTRIAYTSWRSLDPEIHLAPVDGGPSRRLTYWGSTDTRVCGWTPDPGDAAQILAVSSHNQPFSYFSWAYSVPTDGGPGGKLPWGPVSDIAVADIDGERRTLLLTGTPPHEPAAWKRYRGGATGRLWLHGERLLPDIGGHLDTPMFVGGRIAFLSDHEGVGNVYSCRPDGTDLRRHTDHDAFYARHASSDGRRIVYQCAGELWLVDDLETPDAVPRRLAVRLGGPRAGRRTYQVPASSNVDALSVDETGRASAVSVRGSLYWLTHRDGPARTIADTPGVRVRLPEMLGSGNQVAYVTDAEGEDAIEIAPLPRASGERPTRRLASGRIGRVLELVADPEGERLAIASHDGRLLLLATGEGAVGEGAVGVGAVGEGAVGEGAVGEGAVGEGAAAGEGVTGGEPPAGEPVELIRSVNGPVRDLAFSPDGDWLTWSHPGIGRSLRKIKLARISGPGEPTVVDVTNGRFEDENPVFTGDGRYLAFLSWRGFDPVYDVHTGDLSFPLGCRPYLVPLSSATPSPFALLPDGRPAAGGLDPVDTAEAGMTEGSTVTVEFEGLQSRVTPFPVSASKYSALAPVSGGGLVWLRWPISGALGETFANPADMSGRPTLEHFNIAKARRTELVGHLDWFAVSGDASRLVVMDDGELRAVPAAEPGDNDSTVYLDLRRILHEVDPAAEWRQAYGEAGRIIRSYFWEPDMCGIDWPAVLDQYRPLVERVATPDEFADLLREVLGELGTSHAYVSPARRNEGPPHYQRAIGLLGANFACRDGDWTLLRILPGDSSDSKARSPLAGTGIREGAVLTHVDGRPVDPVAGPYALLAAAGGTTVELTFRPAEGGGRPRRIAVVPLIDERPLRYQDWVAKRREVVRELSGGRCGYLHIPDMGGSGWAQFNRDLRMEVSRPALIVDVRGNAGGHISELVVEKLTRTILGWDLTRNAQPVSYASNAPRGPVVALADEATSSDGDMITAAFRLLKLGPVVGQRTWGGVVGMTGRHRLGDGTVITVPMNAAWFDTYGWSVENNGVSPDLEALRTPLDWAEGRYAVLDDAVRIALDLLAAHPPATPPTYDTAPNRRRPPLPPR; from the coding sequence GTGAGTGACGACGTCTCGTATCTCCGCTTCCCGCACCTCCACGAGGACCTGCTCTGCTTCGCGGCGGAGGACGATCTCTGGGTCGCCCCGCTCGCCGCGGAGGGCGAGCGCCCCGGCCGGGCCTGGCGGGTGACCGTGGACCGCACCAGAGTCGGCCATCCGCGCTTCTCCCCCGACGGCACCCGGATCGCGTACACGTCCTGGCGCAGCCTCGACCCGGAGATCCACCTCGCCCCGGTCGACGGCGGCCCGTCCCGCCGGCTCACGTACTGGGGGTCCACCGACACCCGGGTCTGCGGCTGGACGCCCGACCCCGGCGACGCGGCACAGATCCTCGCCGTCTCCTCGCACAACCAGCCGTTCTCGTACTTCTCCTGGGCCTACAGCGTCCCCACGGACGGCGGTCCGGGCGGCAAGCTGCCCTGGGGTCCGGTCTCCGACATCGCGGTCGCCGACATCGACGGCGAGCGCCGCACCCTGCTGCTCACCGGCACCCCGCCGCACGAACCGGCCGCCTGGAAGCGCTACCGGGGCGGGGCCACGGGCCGGCTGTGGCTGCACGGCGAGCGGCTGCTCCCGGACATCGGCGGGCACCTCGACACCCCGATGTTCGTCGGCGGCCGGATCGCGTTCCTCTCCGACCACGAGGGCGTCGGCAACGTCTACTCCTGCCGCCCGGACGGCACCGACCTGCGCCGGCACACCGACCACGACGCGTTCTACGCCCGGCACGCGTCGAGCGACGGACGCCGGATCGTCTACCAGTGCGCGGGCGAGCTGTGGCTGGTGGACGACCTGGAGACGCCGGACGCCGTCCCCCGCAGGCTGGCGGTCCGCCTCGGCGGCCCGCGCGCGGGGCGGCGTACGTACCAGGTGCCGGCGTCGAGCAATGTGGACGCGCTGTCCGTGGACGAGACAGGGCGGGCGAGTGCCGTGTCGGTACGCGGCAGCCTGTACTGGCTCACGCACCGCGACGGGCCCGCCCGCACCATCGCCGACACACCGGGGGTACGGGTGCGGCTGCCGGAGATGCTCGGCAGCGGGAACCAGGTGGCGTACGTGACCGACGCGGAGGGCGAGGACGCGATCGAGATCGCCCCGCTGCCGCGCGCCAGCGGCGAACGCCCGACGCGGCGCCTCGCATCGGGCCGGATCGGCCGGGTGCTGGAGCTGGTCGCGGACCCGGAGGGCGAACGGCTGGCCATCGCCTCGCACGACGGCCGGCTGCTGCTGCTGGCGACGGGCGAGGGGGCTGTGGGTGAGGGGGCTGTAGGTGTGGGGGCTGTGGGTGAGGGGGCTGTGGGTGAGGGGGCTGTGGGTGAGGGGGCTGTGGGTGAGGGGGCGGCGGCCGGCGAAGGGGTCACCGGCGGGGAGCCGCCCGCCGGCGAGCCCGTCGAGCTCATCCGGTCCGTCAACGGCCCCGTCCGCGACCTGGCGTTCTCCCCGGACGGCGACTGGCTGACCTGGTCGCATCCGGGGATCGGCCGCTCCCTGCGCAAGATCAAGCTGGCCCGGATCTCGGGGCCGGGCGAGCCGACCGTCGTGGACGTCACCAACGGCCGCTTCGAGGACGAGAACCCGGTCTTCACGGGCGACGGCCGCTATCTGGCGTTCCTGTCCTGGCGCGGCTTCGACCCGGTCTACGACGTGCACACGGGCGACCTGTCGTTCCCACTCGGCTGCCGCCCCTACCTGGTGCCGCTGTCCTCGGCGACCCCGTCCCCGTTCGCCCTGCTGCCCGACGGGCGGCCCGCGGCGGGCGGCCTGGACCCGGTGGACACGGCGGAGGCGGGGATGACGGAGGGGTCCACGGTCACCGTCGAGTTCGAGGGGCTGCAGAGCCGGGTCACGCCGTTCCCGGTGTCGGCGTCCAAGTACTCCGCGCTGGCCCCGGTCAGCGGCGGCGGCCTCGTGTGGCTGCGCTGGCCGATCTCCGGGGCGCTCGGCGAGACCTTCGCCAACCCGGCGGACATGTCGGGCCGGCCGACCCTGGAGCACTTCAACATCGCCAAGGCGAGGAGGACCGAACTCGTCGGCCACCTCGACTGGTTCGCGGTCAGCGGCGACGCCTCGCGGCTGGTCGTGATGGACGACGGCGAGCTGCGCGCCGTCCCCGCGGCGGAGCCGGGCGACAACGACTCCACGGTCTACCTGGATCTGCGGCGCATCCTGCACGAGGTGGACCCGGCGGCGGAGTGGCGCCAGGCGTACGGGGAGGCGGGCCGCATCATCCGCTCGTACTTCTGGGAGCCGGACATGTGCGGGATCGACTGGCCGGCGGTGCTCGACCAGTACCGCCCGCTGGTCGAACGCGTCGCCACGCCCGACGAGTTCGCGGACCTGCTGCGCGAGGTGCTGGGCGAGCTGGGGACCTCGCACGCGTACGTGTCGCCCGCGCGCCGCAACGAGGGGCCGCCGCACTACCAGCGGGCGATCGGGCTGCTCGGCGCCAACTTCGCGTGCCGGGACGGGGACTGGACCCTGCTGCGCATCCTGCCGGGCGACTCGTCGGACTCCAAGGCGCGTTCCCCGCTGGCCGGTACGGGCATCCGCGAGGGGGCGGTGCTGACGCATGTGGACGGCCGCCCGGTCGATCCGGTCGCCGGGCCGTACGCGCTGCTGGCGGCGGCGGGCGGTACGACGGTCGAGCTGACGTTCCGCCCGGCGGAGGGCGGTGGGCGGCCCCGGCGCATCGCGGTCGTGCCGCTCATCGACGAACGCCCCCTGCGCTATCAGGATTGGGTCGCCAAGCGGCGCGAGGTGGTCCGGGAGCTGAGCGGGGGCCGGTGCGGCTACCTCCACATCCCGGACATGGGCGGCTCCGGCTGGGCGCAGTTCAACCGCGACCTGCGCATGGAGGTCTCGCGCCCCGCGCTGATCGTGGACGTGCGCGGCAACGCCGGTGGCCACATCAGCGAGCTGGTCGTGGAGAAGCTCACCCGGACGATCCTGGGCTGGGACCTCACCCGCAACGCGCAGCCCGTCTCCTACGCCTCCAACGCCCCGAGGGGCCCGGTGGTCGCCCTGGCCGACGAGGCGACCTCCTCCGACGGCGACATGATCACCGCCGCGTTCCGCCTGCTGAAACTGGGCCCGGTCGTCGGCCAGCGCACCTGGGGCGGCGTCGTCGGCATGACCGGCCGCCACCGGCTGGGCGACGGCACGGTGATCACGGTGCCGATGAACGCGGCCTGGTTCGACACGTACGGCTGGTCCGTCGAGAACAACGGCGTCTCCCCCGACCTGGAAGCGCTGCGCACCCCGCTGGACTGGGCGGAGGGCCGCTACGCGGTCCTGGACGACGCGGTCCGCATCGCCCTCGACCTCCTGGCCGCCCACCCCCCGGCGACCCCACCCACCTACGACACGGCCCCCAACCGCCGAAGGCCCCCACTGCCCCCGAGGTAG
- a CDS encoding dihydrofolate reductase family protein, with translation MRTLITTAFVSLDGVVEAPGGEPGYRNSGWTFKDIDFLPEAYEIKGREQEQAGALMMGRVSYEAFSPVWPGMAEFAGYKAMPKYVVSTTLSEDDLVDTWGETHILRSLDDVAALKETEGAPIIVHGSATLNRALSDAGLIDRYHLLVFPLLLGAGKRLFSAADKDTRHLKLVEHEAFPNGIQKNVFDVVR, from the coding sequence ATGCGCACCCTCATCACCACCGCGTTCGTCTCCCTCGACGGTGTCGTCGAGGCGCCCGGCGGCGAGCCCGGTTACCGGAACTCCGGCTGGACGTTCAAGGACATCGACTTCCTGCCGGAGGCGTACGAGATCAAGGGCCGGGAACAGGAGCAGGCCGGGGCACTGATGATGGGGCGGGTCAGCTACGAGGCGTTCAGCCCCGTGTGGCCGGGGATGGCGGAGTTCGCCGGCTACAAGGCGATGCCCAAGTACGTCGTCTCCACCACGCTCTCCGAGGACGACCTCGTGGACACATGGGGCGAGACCCACATCCTGCGGTCCCTGGACGACGTCGCCGCGCTCAAGGAGACCGAGGGCGCCCCGATCATCGTCCACGGCAGCGCCACCCTCAACCGCGCCCTCTCCGACGCGGGCCTCATCGACCGCTACCACCTCCTGGTCTTCCCCCTCCTCCTCGGCGCGGGCAAGCGGCTGTTCAGCGCGGCCGACAAGGACACCCGGCACCTGAAGCTCGTGGAGCACGAGGCGTTCCCGAACGGCATCCAGAAAAACGTCTTCGACGTGGTCCGCTGA